The proteins below are encoded in one region of Hordeum vulgare subsp. vulgare chromosome 3H, MorexV3_pseudomolecules_assembly, whole genome shotgun sequence:
- the LOC123443412 gene encoding zinc finger CCCH domain-containing protein 5-like — MMESYAASPKDGGGGGAEGGRADAATGLEESMWRLGLAGGEEAAGEGLPERPGEANCVYYLRTGACGYGETCRYNHPRDRAAAFDGGIRTTRTVEYPERPGQPPCEYYMKNGTCKFGSNCKYNHPREGGSVQPVVLNSSGYPLRLGEKECSYYIKTGHCKFGSTCKFHHPEGPELGVVSEPPNMYPPVQQLPVSSPLPYPPLASWQLGRPSVLPGSFFPGSYPPMMHPSAVMPMQGWNPYMSPMNQVAPAGGQQTVQAGPLYGLSHQGPPSAVAYGSNYASLSSSTWPSSDKQEVVFPERPGQPECHHYMKTGTCKFGSTCKYNHPQYLSTPRSNYMLSPLGLPIRPGAQPCLYYSQHGFCKFGPGCKFDHPLGALSYSPSASSLGDMPIAPYPLSLPVAPMAPSPSSSGLRPEYILAKDSSANQPASPGTTFGPAGQMSKIYAPHMLLRPPTSATGATVTIHGGEF, encoded by the exons atgatggagtcgtacgccgcgTCCCCCAAGgacggcggcgggggcggcgccgagggCGGCCGCGCCGACGCTGCCACCGGCCTGGAAG AGTCCATGTGGAGGCTGGGGCTGGCCGGCGGAGAGGAGGCCGCCGGGGAGGGGCTGCCGGAGCGCCCGGGCGAGGCCAACTGCGTCTACTACCTCCGCACGGGGGCCTGCGGCTACGGGGAGACCTGCCGCTACAACCACCCTCGTGATCGCGCCGCCGCG TTTGATGGAGGCATAAGGACCACACGCACAGTGGAGTATCCAGAACGCCCAGGTCAGCCACCGTGTGAG TACTACATGAAGAATGGGACTTGTAAGTTTGGCTCTAATTGCAAGTATAATCATCCCAGAGAAGGCGGTTCCGTACAACCAGTTGTCTTAAATTCCTCTGGTTACCCTCTGCGTCTG GGTGAGAAAGAGTGTTCCTACTATATCAAAACTGGCCATTGCAAATTTGGATCAACATGTAAATTTCATCACCCTGAAGGGCCAGAACTTGGTGTTGTTTCAGAGCCACCAAACATGTATCCACCAGTGCAACAATTGCCTGTCTCTTCCCCTCTTCCATATCCACCTCTAGCCAGTTGGCAATTGGGGAGGCCTTCTGTTCTGCCAGGATCATTTTTCCCGGGCTCTTATCCTCCAATGATGCACCCATCTGCAGTCATGCCAATGCAGGGATGGAACCCTTACATG TCACCTATGAACCAAGTTGCGCCAGCTGGGGGACAGCAAACTGTTCAGGCAGGACCATTGTATGGCTTATCACACCAAGGGCCTCCATCCGCAGTTGCTTATGGCAGTAATTATGCATCGTTGTCTTCTTCAACATGGCCTTCAAGTGACAAACAAGAAGTTGTCTTTCCAGAGCGGCCTGGGCAGCCTGAATGTCACCACTACATGAAGACAGGGACCTGtaaatttggatccacatgtaaaTACAATCATCCTCAATACCTGAGTACACCTAGGTCCAACTATATGCTGAGCCCTCTAGGTCTTCCAATTCGGCCG GGTGCTCAGCCATGTCTTTACTATTCACAGCATGGGTTTTGCAAATTTGGTCCGGGATGCAAATTTGATCACCCACTGGGTGCTCTGAGCTACAGTCCTTCAGCATCATCGCTTGGTGACATGCCTATTGCTCCATATCCTCTCAGTCTCCCTGTTGCTCCTATGGccccatctccatcatcttctggTCTGCGGCCAGAGTACATTCTGGCTAAGGACTCTTCAGCAAATCAGCCAGCGTCACCTGGAACTACATTTGGACCTGCTGgacagatgtcaaaaatctatgcTCCACACATGCTTCTCCGTCCTCCAACTTCTGCAACCGGTGCCACTGTCACCATCCATGGCGGAGAGTTCTGA